The genomic segment TACCTGCTTCGATAAGATCTTGTGTCGGGAAGCCGAGTAAAAATGCGATCGGTGAAAAGACATATCCAAGTAACGTTTGAAACGACATTTGGATCGTGCCGAGAAATAAAGCATCAACAAAATTGATCAGTGCGACGAAACCGAGCACCATAATACCAACGATAACGGCAATTTTTCCGCCGTCGATAATGCTGTCAGCGATCACTTGAAAAAGAGATGGACGTTTTTCTTCACGCACCTCAAGTAAGTCTTCTTCTGGTTCGACCTTATATGGATTAATGATACTCGAAATAATGAGCGCTGAAAATATGTTTAATACGACTGCAATGACAACGTACTGTTCCGGCAAGACGTTCATAAATGCTGCGATAATTGGCAGACTGACTGACGAAATGGCTGAGGCACAAAGGGTGTACAATCGTTCTTTCGGCAAATTCGGAATAAGTGTTTTCGTCGTCAAAAATACTTCCGATTGTCCGAAAAATGCTGAGGCGACTGCAAAATAGTTTTCAAGCTTCCCAAGACCGTTAATTTTACTTAAAGCAAGTCCGACATATTTAATGACGAGCGGCAAGACGCGGATATAGTTTAAAATTCCTACAAGAATCGAGACGAAAATGATCGGCATTAAGACGTTGAAAACGAACGCCCCTTGGTTATTTTCAAATATCGATCCGAAGATAAACGCTGTTCCGGTATTGGCTAACTTAATCAATTGGTCAAACGCAGCGGCTATATAAGAAATAATCGTTACACCAATGGTTGTTTGGAGAAGAATGAAGGTAATGACAAGCTGCAAGCCTAATAAGATGAGTGCTGATTTGTAACGAACGGCTTTACGGTTACTGCTCCAGAGCCAGGCTAGACTAAATACGGTGGCAAGTCCGATGAAGAAGAATAAGATGTTCAAAATGTGTTCCTCCTTTAGTTTTTGTGTTGTCAGCGCTTTCAATTTGCTAAGACTCACTGGAGATACGACATGACAATAAGGCTATATATTGTCTCATAGTCATACATACCCAAATCAGTAGTTGATGATACTACAAATTTCTTAAGATGAAAAATAGAAATGTGCTTTTCGTCTGATGAAATAGAGTATGGGGAAATTGAACGGACATGATCGCTTTGTGGTACGATCATAAAAACAACCGACAATGGGGGAATGGCATTGACGATGAGAAGTATTTTTTCGTTAGGAGAAGCTTTAATTGATTTTGTACCTCTGCATAAAGGAACGGCTTTAAAGGATGTCAGCCAGTTTATTAAAGCCCCAGGAGGCGCTCCGGCAAACGTTGCCGTCGCCGTAGCGAAACTAGGTGGAAAGGCGGCTTTTGTCGGAAAAGTAGGGCAAGATGCTTTTGGTGATTTTCTCGTTGAAACCCTCGCTTCTTATGGTGTAGATACGGATTACATGCAACAAACTGCTGAAGCGAGAACGATGTTAGCGTTTGTGTCGTTAGATGAACAAGGCAATCGCGACTTTATTTTTTACAATCATCCTTCAGCCGATGAACTTTTACACCCTAGAGATATAGATCGCCTCCCACTGACAGCGCAAGATATTCTTCATATTGGGTCAATCTCAATGATTCAAAGCCCTATAAAGGAAGCCACTGTGAAGGCAATCCAGCTGGCAAAAGAGCAAGGGTCAACGATGAGCTTTGATCCGAATCTCCGCGAATTGTTATGGCCTAATTTAGACGTCGCCCGCCAAACAATTCTCGATGCGTTGCCAAACGCCGATATCGTGAAGGTGAGTGAAGAAGAATTGGCTTTTTTGACGAGTACAGCCGATGAAACAGCAGGCGCCAACACACTGTTAGCGTATGGAGTGAAGCTGCTGCTCGTCACAAAAGGTGCTGAGGGGTGTCGCTATTTTACAGAGAAAGTTCAAGGCACGGTACCGGTACCTGCCGTTGAGCCTGTCGACACGACTGGAGCGGGTGATGCATTTATGGGTGGTTTCTTATCCCAATTTGCCAGCCAAAATCAGTGTATACAGGCTATTTCGAAAGATGAGCTCGAAACGTGGATACGGTTTGCCAATCGTTGTGGAGCTGCAGCTACGTTAAAACCAGGAGCAATGTCATCGTCGCCTCATCAAAGCGAATTAGCATAAAGGGATAACGGAAAGCCACTTCGTGACCACAGACAAAGTCTTTTTGAGAGTTTGTCTAAATATATGGGCACGTTGACAGGCTTTCTTTTATTATCAACAAAGAAAAATGTCTAAATTTACATTTATTTTAAAAAATCTTTACAGTCAAACAACTCGTTATTCTAAAAATTTCGATAAACTAAGCTTGTCAAGAAAAAAATGGAATTGGGAGGGGACATGGTTGAGAGTAAAACAGTGGGTCAGGGCAGGTTTAGCTGCATCAATCGTTATGTTACCAACAACAGGACAGGCAACTGACAATGATGTAACGACATATTCAGGGGAAATGGAGCCGTCGTTTGCGGTTGAGATGATCGGGCGTTACACGAGTGGTGCCGAGCTAGACGAAGGTGGTGCTGAAATTGTGGCATACGATCAAGCTCGCAAGCAAGCGTATTCAATCAATGGCGCCGAAAAAGCGTTAGACATTATTGACTTATCTATTCTT from the Litoribacterium kuwaitense genome contains:
- a CDS encoding NupC/NupG family nucleoside CNT transporter; protein product: MNILFFFIGLATVFSLAWLWSSNRKAVRYKSALILLGLQLVITFILLQTTIGVTIISYIAAAFDQLIKLANTGTAFIFGSIFENNQGAFVFNVLMPIIFVSILVGILNYIRVLPLVIKYVGLALSKINGLGKLENYFAVASAFFGQSEVFLTTKTLIPNLPKERLYTLCASAISSVSLPIIAAFMNVLPEQYVVIAVVLNIFSALIISSIINPYKVEPEEDLLEVREEKRPSLFQVIADSIIDGGKIAVIVGIMVLGFVALINFVDALFLGTIQMSFQTLLGYVFSPIAFLLGFPTQDLIEAGNVMATKIISNEFVAQGALSSLQEAGAITERTIGILTVYLVSFANFGSIGIVTGAVKAMNGEKGDIVAGFGLKLLYGSVLASFLSATVIGLFLSY
- a CDS encoding aminoimidazole riboside kinase — encoded protein: MRSIFSLGEALIDFVPLHKGTALKDVSQFIKAPGGAPANVAVAVAKLGGKAAFVGKVGQDAFGDFLVETLASYGVDTDYMQQTAEARTMLAFVSLDEQGNRDFIFYNHPSADELLHPRDIDRLPLTAQDILHIGSISMIQSPIKEATVKAIQLAKEQGSTMSFDPNLRELLWPNLDVARQTILDALPNADIVKVSEEELAFLTSTADETAGANTLLAYGVKLLLVTKGAEGCRYFTEKVQGTVPVPAVEPVDTTGAGDAFMGGFLSQFASQNQCIQAISKDELETWIRFANRCGAAATLKPGAMSSSPHQSELA